A stretch of the Desulfuromonas sp. TF genome encodes the following:
- a CDS encoding HU family DNA-binding protein, translating into MNKSELVESLANSKALTYKKSEEIVNLIFDSMAETLSGGGRIEIRGFGSFVVKDYKAYTGRNPKTGEVIEVKPKRLPFFKVGKELREKVNN; encoded by the coding sequence ATGAACAAGTCGGAACTGGTGGAATCTCTGGCCAATTCTAAGGCCCTTACCTACAAAAAATCGGAAGAAATCGTCAACCTTATCTTCGACTCAATGGCCGAAACGCTCTCCGGTGGCGGTCGCATCGAAATTCGCGGATTCGGCAGTTTTGTGGTCAAGGACTACAAAGCCTATACGGGACGCAACCCGAAAACGGGCGAAGTTATCGAAGTCAAGCCGAAGAGGCTTCCATTCTTCAAAGTGGGAAAGGAACTTCGCGAGAAGGTCAACAACTGA
- a CDS encoding lipopolysaccharide assembly protein LapB: protein MNFFKRIFGQSDPLAALRKAVGQKRWADALAMGEALDRTALDSDAAGELDQLLESAGDGLAELNLVEGEGCLRGGDRERAAEHFTLAAAQVRSNHLARRIIQAQEAMSTAENPGFVPSASAAPGCGSKCFDSGRPVSADKDDSDDPHLDEITRLELVLSSYPSDMATTCIESSEAFRKAFLLAHEGRDEEAAEIFKTVPQNERNDLYHFELGALFARLGELSRACRELETALTLNPGHTLILETLIALETAGGKEDVARKRLESILDKGGDPAFCHGGLAALFARLGHAEKALQHGSKAIAAGNADPRILLLTASLQEKSGMLGEAEVILQRIPGGGGCSGGVAIPLAEFWLRQNKNLDKALETFKGALRQGTDQSRWAMRIAQTYIAKGWKKEGIKLLNNALADPDLDPELQKEGSVLLNALGDKTHGSP from the coding sequence ATGAATTTTTTCAAGAGAATTTTCGGCCAGAGCGACCCTCTGGCCGCTTTGCGTAAGGCTGTCGGACAAAAACGCTGGGCTGACGCCCTGGCCATGGGCGAAGCCCTGGACCGCACCGCCCTTGATTCGGACGCGGCTGGAGAACTGGATCAGCTGCTGGAGTCCGCCGGCGACGGCCTGGCCGAATTGAATCTTGTCGAAGGCGAAGGATGCCTGCGCGGCGGCGACAGGGAACGCGCTGCCGAGCACTTCACCCTGGCCGCCGCCCAGGTGCGAAGCAATCATCTCGCCCGGCGTATCATCCAGGCCCAGGAGGCGATGTCAACTGCAGAGAATCCCGGGTTCGTTCCGTCCGCTTCTGCTGCACCCGGCTGCGGTTCGAAATGCTTCGACAGCGGCAGACCCGTTTCCGCCGACAAGGACGATTCAGACGATCCCCACCTTGACGAAATAACCCGCCTTGAATTGGTGCTGAGCTCCTATCCATCAGATATGGCCACGACCTGCATCGAAAGCAGTGAAGCCTTTCGGAAAGCTTTTCTTCTGGCCCATGAAGGCCGAGACGAGGAGGCGGCGGAAATTTTCAAAACGGTTCCGCAGAATGAACGCAACGATCTGTACCATTTCGAACTCGGCGCTCTTTTTGCGCGTCTTGGAGAGTTGAGTCGTGCCTGCCGGGAACTGGAAACAGCCCTGACCCTCAACCCCGGCCACACCCTTATTCTTGAGACGCTGATTGCTCTCGAGACTGCCGGAGGGAAAGAGGATGTGGCGCGGAAGAGGCTGGAGAGTATTTTGGATAAGGGGGGAGATCCCGCTTTTTGTCATGGAGGTCTGGCGGCCTTATTCGCCCGTCTCGGCCATGCGGAGAAGGCACTGCAACACGGATCCAAGGCAATCGCTGCCGGAAATGCCGACCCGCGCATTCTTCTTCTCACGGCGTCCCTCCAGGAGAAATCAGGAATGTTAGGCGAAGCGGAAGTCATCCTGCAACGGATTCCCGGCGGCGGTGGGTGTTCCGGCGGCGTGGCCATCCCGCTTGCCGAGTTCTGGCTGCGGCAGAATAAAAATTTAGATAAAGCCCTCGAAACTTTCAAGGGAGCGCTCCGCCAGGGGACCGATCAGTCCCGCTGGGCGATGCGTATTGCTCAAACCTACATCGCCAAGGGCTGGAAGAAGGAGGGAATAAAGCTTCTGAATAACGCTCTGGCCGATCCGGATCTCGATCCGGAACTTCAAAAGGAGGGTTCCGTTTTATTGAATGCCCTTGGAGACAAAACGCACGGAAGTCCCTGA
- a CDS encoding helix-turn-helix domain-containing protein — MKIKKIVGKKLKAIRLKNDLTIQELAEKSLVSSNMISRIERGLTIPSVEILMKLAGVFDKSINYFVEEVATTHEIVFSSPGERDKTVYDDEHNMHTESFTSGLRDPQFTSFFCTVGAGGSSGVENMYHPGDELIYVLEGRLKVVIAGEKHVLNAGDSLSFKSHLPHRWDNIGEGEAKVIWTLSPFTII, encoded by the coding sequence ATGAAGATCAAAAAAATAGTCGGAAAGAAACTTAAAGCCATCCGTCTGAAAAACGATTTGACCATCCAGGAACTCGCCGAGAAGTCGCTGGTTTCCTCTAATATGATCTCCAGGATCGAAAGGGGCTTGACCATCCCCTCGGTGGAGATACTCATGAAACTGGCTGGGGTCTTCGATAAGAGCATCAATTATTTTGTCGAAGAGGTGGCGACTACTCACGAAATTGTCTTCTCTTCTCCAGGAGAGCGTGATAAAACCGTGTACGATGATGAACATAACATGCATACCGAATCGTTCACTTCGGGGCTGAGGGATCCCCAGTTCACGTCCTTCTTCTGCACTGTCGGCGCCGGCGGAAGCAGCGGGGTGGAAAATATGTATCATCCAGGCGATGAGCTTATTTATGTTCTGGAGGGTCGCCTCAAGGTCGTCATTGCCGGAGAAAAACATGTACTCAATGCCGGCGACAGCCTCTCGTTCAAATCCCATCTTCCGCATCGGTGGGACAATATCGGCGAAGGGGAGGCAAAGGTTATCTGGACCCTTTCGCCCTTCACCATCATCTGA
- a CDS encoding helix-turn-helix domain-containing protein: MIKGLIGKKLKTTRLKNDMTIQELAEKSQVSSNMISRIERGLTIPSVEILVKLANAFGMSINYFVEEAEKGKTVVHTRKGEGEPIFFFEDKHQITSLTQGVRDPSFAVFYDTLENGCTSGEGEMVHSGEEFALVLQGRLGFFIEGEHYQLEEGDSLTFKGSLPHRWENRYDGQTLVMWVVSPAPNVTQ, from the coding sequence ATGATTAAAGGACTTATCGGCAAAAAGCTGAAGACCACCCGTCTCAAAAACGACATGACCATCCAGGAACTTGCGGAAAAATCGCAGGTTTCCTCCAACATGATCTCCCGGATCGAGAGGGGCCTCACAATCCCTTCCGTGGAGATCCTGGTGAAGCTGGCCAATGCCTTCGGGATGAGCATCAATTACTTTGTCGAGGAGGCGGAAAAAGGGAAAACGGTCGTGCATACCCGAAAAGGGGAGGGTGAACCGATTTTCTTCTTTGAGGACAAACACCAGATCACCAGCCTGACTCAAGGCGTCCGTGATCCGAGTTTTGCCGTATTTTACGATACCCTCGAAAATGGATGCACCAGCGGAGAGGGCGAAATGGTCCATTCGGGCGAGGAATTCGCACTTGTTCTTCAAGGAAGGCTGGGCTTTTTTATAGAGGGAGAGCATTACCAGTTGGAGGAGGGAGATTCCCTTACCTTCAAAGGTTCTCTCCCCCATCGTTGGGAAAATCGTTATGACGGGCAGACATTGGTGATGTGGGTTGTCTCTCCGGCTCCCAACGTGACGCAATGA
- the bioB gene encoding biotin synthase BioB, translating to MKNSADELPERILKGGAPTEEEALRILQTGGAELTAILAGAHRIRERFFGNRIELCSIINAKSGRCAENCAFCAQSGHHRTDVPVYPLKSHEDIVQGAHRAQADGSHCYGIVTSGTRVQPGEELERILSAIRQIRSETTIEPSVSLGLLNVETARALADAGCVTYHHNLETARSFFPNICTTHDYEEDVQTVRLAKAAGMKVCCGGIFGLGESLEQRVEMAFTIRDLEVDSVPLNFLNPIAGTPLEGAKNLTPLDCLRIIALFRYLLPDRRISVCGGREPNLRDFQSWIFMAGASGTMIGNYLTTSGRDREADLQMLRDAEVEIDVC from the coding sequence ATCAAGAATTCGGCAGATGAACTGCCTGAACGCATCCTGAAGGGGGGAGCCCCCACCGAAGAAGAGGCCCTGAGAATCCTGCAGACCGGCGGGGCGGAACTTACCGCCATCCTGGCAGGCGCTCATCGCATCCGTGAGCGGTTCTTTGGCAATCGCATCGAACTCTGCTCCATCATCAACGCCAAATCCGGACGATGCGCGGAAAACTGCGCCTTCTGCGCTCAGTCGGGACACCACCGGACCGATGTCCCGGTTTACCCTCTGAAGTCACACGAAGACATTGTTCAGGGCGCGCACCGAGCCCAGGCGGATGGGTCACACTGTTACGGCATCGTCACCAGCGGAACCCGGGTGCAGCCCGGCGAGGAGCTGGAGCGCATTCTTTCGGCAATTCGTCAGATCCGCAGCGAAACAACGATAGAACCTTCAGTCTCCCTGGGCCTTCTGAACGTCGAGACGGCAAGGGCTCTCGCCGACGCCGGCTGCGTAACTTACCATCACAACCTCGAGACGGCCCGGTCGTTTTTCCCGAACATCTGCACCACTCACGACTACGAAGAGGATGTTCAGACCGTTCGCCTGGCCAAGGCGGCCGGGATGAAAGTCTGCTGCGGCGGCATCTTCGGACTCGGGGAATCGCTGGAACAGCGGGTGGAGATGGCCTTTACCATCCGGGATCTGGAGGTTGATTCGGTTCCCTTGAACTTCCTCAATCCCATCGCGGGCACACCTCTGGAAGGGGCGAAAAATCTCACTCCACTTGACTGCCTGCGGATCATCGCCCTGTTCCGGTACCTGCTCCCGGATCGCAGGATCAGCGTGTGCGGCGGCCGCGAACCGAATCTGCGGGATTTTCAATCATGGATTTTCATGGCCGGCGCAAGCGGCACCATGATCGGCAATTACCTGACCACCAGCGGCCGGGACCGAGAAGCCGACCTGCAGATGCTTCGGGATGCCGAGGTGGAAATCGATGTCTGCTGA
- the bioD gene encoding dethiobiotin synthase: MSADLPKAAGVFVTGTDTGVGKTLVAAALARFLRERGLRVGVMKPVETGVADPSRPGQDAALLQWSSGSGEDPETIAPYRMRQPLAPSVAAEKEGVRIDPARIIDAARRLSANNDFIIVEGAGGLMVPLSGGLLMADLARDIGFPLLVVCRPGLGTLNHTLLTIFAARSMEIPLAGFFINGMPLEPDPAEESAPHTLASLASADLLGVLPRVQGDDRQKVVALAEEISALPTLPWLLANLEVPRQQGKQL, from the coding sequence ATGTCTGCTGATTTGCCGAAGGCCGCAGGCGTCTTCGTCACCGGGACCGACACCGGGGTGGGGAAGACCCTGGTGGCCGCCGCCCTCGCCCGTTTCCTGCGTGAGCGGGGACTCCGGGTGGGAGTCATGAAGCCGGTTGAAACGGGGGTTGCGGATCCCTCCCGTCCCGGCCAGGATGCGGCCCTCCTGCAGTGGTCCAGCGGCAGCGGCGAAGATCCGGAAACCATCGCTCCCTATCGGATGCGCCAACCCCTCGCTCCGTCGGTGGCCGCCGAGAAGGAAGGGGTCCGCATCGATCCGGCGCGGATCATCGATGCGGCCCGCCGCCTGTCGGCAAACAACGATTTTATCATCGTCGAAGGCGCGGGCGGCCTTATGGTTCCCCTTTCGGGAGGTCTGCTCATGGCCGATCTCGCCCGCGATATCGGCTTTCCCCTGCTGGTGGTCTGTCGTCCCGGCCTCGGAACCCTCAACCATACCCTGCTGACCATCTTCGCCGCCCGGTCCATGGAGATTCCCCTGGCCGGCTTTTTCATCAACGGCATGCCGCTGGAGCCCGATCCCGCCGAAGAATCAGCTCCCCACACGCTGGCCTCACTGGCCTCCGCCGACCTGCTCGGGGTACTGCCCCGTGTACAGGGAGATGACCGACAGAAGGTCGTGGCCCTTGCGGAAGAGATCAGCGCTCTGCCCACCCTTCCCTGGCTGCTGGCAAATCTCGAAGTTCCTCGGCAACAGGGGAAACAACTTTAA
- the bioA gene encoding adenosylmethionine--8-amino-7-oxononanoate transaminase: MDIAELLRLDREHVWHPCTQQKDHELLPPIPIDRGEGVHLIDFEGKRYIDGVSSWWVNLFGHNHPRLNRALTEQAGRIAHHIFAGFTHEPAVELSRRLCELAPGALNKVFFADNGSAAVEVALKMSFQYWQQTGIPQKTRFVSITEAYHGETLGALSVGGCELYREIYQPILLEGFQVQGPDCFRCAYGLERDSCDAPCFEHMQSLLEREHENIAAVIIEPLIQGAAGMRIYPPVYLKKLRALCDAFAVHYIADEIAVGFGRTGRMFANEHAEVAPDFMCLSKGITGGYLPLSVTLTTDEIYAAFYDDYASMKAFLHSHSYTGNPLACAVAVEVLKIFEEEDILSSLAPKMALLDAQAERFEALPHVGEFRRCGMVAAVEMVGEKKGKVPYPWQERRGLEVYRKALNMGALLRPLGNVVYFMPPLTIAEDELRQLLDIAFAAISEVTAD; encoded by the coding sequence ATGGATATTGCAGAGCTTTTAAGGCTTGACCGGGAGCATGTCTGGCATCCCTGCACTCAGCAGAAGGATCATGAGCTCCTCCCACCCATCCCCATCGACCGGGGAGAGGGTGTTCATCTCATCGATTTCGAAGGGAAACGGTATATCGACGGGGTATCCTCCTGGTGGGTCAATCTCTTTGGCCACAACCATCCCCGCCTCAACAGGGCCCTCACCGAGCAGGCGGGTCGCATCGCTCATCACATTTTCGCCGGCTTCACCCACGAGCCCGCGGTGGAGCTTTCCCGACGGCTGTGTGAACTCGCTCCCGGAGCATTGAACAAGGTGTTCTTCGCCGACAACGGCTCCGCCGCCGTAGAAGTCGCACTGAAGATGAGCTTTCAGTACTGGCAGCAGACGGGAATTCCTCAAAAAACCCGCTTCGTCTCCATCACCGAAGCCTACCACGGCGAAACCCTCGGCGCGCTCTCCGTCGGAGGTTGCGAACTCTACCGGGAAATCTACCAGCCGATCCTGCTGGAGGGATTTCAGGTCCAGGGGCCCGACTGTTTCCGCTGTGCCTACGGACTTGAGCGAGACTCCTGCGACGCCCCCTGTTTCGAGCACATGCAGTCCCTGCTGGAGCGGGAGCACGAGAACATCGCTGCGGTCATTATCGAACCGTTGATCCAGGGGGCCGCGGGGATGCGCATCTATCCGCCTGTCTACCTGAAAAAACTGCGCGCTCTCTGTGACGCTTTTGCCGTTCACTATATCGCCGACGAGATCGCCGTCGGCTTCGGCCGCACCGGCAGGATGTTCGCCAACGAGCATGCGGAGGTGGCCCCTGATTTCATGTGCCTCTCCAAAGGGATCACCGGCGGCTATCTTCCTCTCTCGGTGACCCTGACCACCGATGAAATCTACGCCGCCTTCTACGACGACTACGCCTCCATGAAGGCCTTTCTCCACTCCCATTCCTATACCGGCAATCCCCTGGCCTGCGCTGTTGCTGTGGAAGTGCTGAAGATTTTCGAGGAAGAGGATATTCTTTCTTCCCTCGCTCCGAAAATGGCCCTCCTCGATGCCCAGGCCGAACGGTTCGAAGCTCTGCCCCATGTCGGGGAATTCCGTCGCTGCGGGATGGTGGCGGCCGTGGAGATGGTGGGGGAAAAGAAGGGCAAGGTCCCCTATCCATGGCAGGAGCGTCGGGGGCTTGAAGTCTACAGGAAGGCCCTGAACATGGGCGCACTGCTGCGCCCCCTTGGGAATGTTGTCTACTTCATGCCGCCGCTGACCATTGCCGAAGACGAATTGCGGCAGCTTCTGGATATCGCCTTCGCTGCGATTTCGGAGGTCACCGCAGACTAA
- a CDS encoding carboxy terminal-processing peptidase has protein sequence MIRAWLKPFLIVALVFTLGTPPALSFTAQERGDYLAQRTKLLSYLIRQQLTNNHYSQKQINDELSLAAFDLYLKQLDFQKRFLLKKDIARLRSFATRIDDEINQGVITLPRVSADIMNQRIALVKSMVGEILAEDFDFTLKEGVETDPEKLEYCDDIEGLRDRWRKALKYQVLSRYLNLLEDEDDSESSSAKADDPEKTPEALLRKAREKVLKSHEDFFSRMLGETEQDHYDRYFNVVTRAFDPHTNYLPPRQKEDFDISMRGSLEGIGATLKEEDGYIKVVQIIPGSAAYRQGQLHAEDIILAVAQAGGEPVDITDTRIRDAVSLIRGKKGTVVRLTVKKPDGSRLVVPIVRDVVQIEESFVKSTTLTDEESGRTYGYIKIPAFYRDFEKTQNGGKGRNSTDDVRAELIKLKAGKVDGLVLDLRNNGGGALTDAVAITGLFIDSGPVVQVRNSNGKTQVLSDEEPGVEYDGPIVVLVNQFSASASEILAGALQDYGRAVVIGGQHTHGKGTVQAMIDLNYRNAMPNMEKYSPLGALKVTIQKFYRVSGGSTQYRGVVPDIILPDRLKHLKTGEQYIDYSLPWDTVGSVKYQRWNERGIDLGALKANSERRVTADEEFIEVAEAARRAGEKMEQTLQSLNIEDLRREREEAKRFGDKTVEGETPHPDRGDDAAGKAAEEWLKAVKEDPYAGEAMAVLGDILLMTGKDKVSATR, from the coding sequence ATGATAAGAGCCTGGCTCAAGCCTTTCCTGATCGTTGCGTTGGTCTTCACACTCGGGACGCCTCCTGCCCTGTCCTTTACCGCCCAGGAACGCGGAGACTACCTTGCCCAGAGAACCAAACTGCTGAGTTACCTCATCAGGCAGCAGCTCACCAACAATCACTACAGCCAGAAACAGATCAATGACGAGTTGTCGCTGGCCGCCTTCGATCTCTACCTCAAACAGCTCGATTTTCAGAAGAGATTTCTGCTTAAAAAGGACATTGCCCGGCTCAGGTCCTTCGCCACCAGAATTGACGACGAGATCAACCAGGGCGTCATCACGTTGCCGAGAGTCAGCGCAGACATCATGAACCAGCGGATCGCCCTGGTGAAAAGCATGGTCGGCGAAATCCTCGCCGAAGATTTCGATTTTACCCTCAAGGAAGGGGTTGAGACCGATCCGGAAAAACTGGAATATTGCGACGACATCGAAGGGCTCCGTGATCGCTGGCGCAAGGCTCTTAAATATCAGGTGCTCTCCCGATATCTGAACCTCCTGGAGGATGAAGATGACTCCGAGAGTTCGTCGGCAAAGGCCGACGATCCGGAAAAAACACCGGAAGCGCTGCTTCGCAAAGCACGGGAGAAGGTCCTTAAAAGTCACGAGGATTTTTTCTCCCGCATGCTCGGCGAGACGGAACAGGATCATTACGACCGTTACTTCAACGTCGTAACCAGGGCTTTTGATCCTCATACCAACTATCTGCCGCCGCGTCAGAAGGAGGACTTCGACATCAGCATGCGCGGTTCGCTCGAAGGGATCGGCGCGACCCTCAAGGAAGAGGACGGATACATCAAGGTGGTCCAGATTATCCCCGGAAGCGCCGCCTACCGACAGGGGCAGCTCCATGCCGAGGACATCATTCTGGCAGTGGCTCAGGCAGGCGGGGAGCCGGTGGATATCACCGACACGCGCATCCGCGACGCCGTGAGTCTGATCCGCGGCAAGAAGGGGACGGTCGTGAGGCTGACCGTCAAAAAACCCGACGGCAGCCGGCTCGTCGTGCCGATCGTCCGCGATGTGGTCCAGATCGAGGAATCGTTTGTCAAGTCGACGACCCTGACCGATGAAGAATCGGGCCGCACCTATGGATATATCAAAATCCCGGCCTTCTACCGGGACTTCGAAAAGACCCAGAACGGCGGCAAAGGCCGCAACTCCACCGATGACGTGCGCGCGGAGCTGATCAAGCTCAAGGCTGGTAAGGTCGACGGACTCGTTCTTGATCTGCGCAACAACGGCGGCGGCGCCCTGACCGATGCCGTGGCGATCACCGGACTGTTCATCGATTCGGGACCCGTGGTGCAGGTGCGCAACAGCAACGGCAAGACTCAGGTTCTTTCCGACGAAGAACCCGGAGTCGAATATGACGGTCCGATAGTCGTCCTGGTCAACCAGTTCAGCGCCTCGGCTTCGGAGATCCTGGCCGGCGCCCTCCAGGATTACGGGCGTGCCGTGGTCATAGGTGGACAGCATACGCACGGCAAGGGGACGGTTCAGGCCATGATCGACCTGAATTATCGCAATGCCATGCCGAACATGGAAAAGTATTCTCCCCTGGGAGCCCTGAAGGTGACGATCCAGAAGTTCTACCGGGTCAGTGGAGGCTCCACCCAATACCGTGGGGTGGTTCCGGACATCATCCTTCCGGATCGTCTGAAGCATCTCAAGACGGGTGAACAGTACATCGACTATTCTCTTCCATGGGATACCGTCGGCTCCGTCAAATATCAGAGGTGGAACGAGAGGGGAATCGATCTGGGCGCCCTCAAGGCGAACAGCGAACGGCGCGTTACCGCAGACGAAGAGTTCATTGAAGTTGCCGAGGCCGCGAGAAGGGCCGGGGAAAAGATGGAGCAGACCCTTCAATCGCTGAACATAGAAGATCTGCGCCGCGAACGAGAAGAGGCCAAGCGGTTCGGGGACAAGACCGTTGAAGGGGAAACGCCCCATCCCGACAGGGGAGATGATGCTGCCGGAAAAGCAGCCGAGGAATGGCTTAAAGCTGTCAAGGAAGACCCCTATGCCGGCGAGGCCATGGCTGTGCTTGGAGACATTTTGCTGATGACCGGCAAGGACAAGGTTTCCGCCACCCGTTAA
- a CDS encoding peptidylprolyl isomerase, with protein MYYAAKGDTVKVHYTGKLSDGTLFDTSEDKAPLSFIIGKKEVIPGFEEAVVGMVTGEKKTVSIAPDKAYGESRENLVETVERGNLPSDVELKVGGQLEVTRQDGSIFHVMVTGLDKDMVILDANHPLAGKELIFDIAMLEIKKLAPK; from the coding sequence ATGTATTATGCGGCCAAAGGAGATACGGTCAAGGTGCACTACACGGGAAAACTCTCTGACGGCACCTTATTCGACACATCCGAGGACAAGGCGCCGCTCAGTTTTATCATCGGCAAAAAAGAGGTCATCCCGGGCTTTGAAGAGGCTGTGGTCGGGATGGTTACGGGGGAGAAGAAGACCGTGTCCATCGCACCCGACAAAGCCTACGGAGAGTCCAGGGAAAACCTGGTGGAAACCGTCGAACGCGGCAATCTCCCTTCGGACGTGGAATTGAAAGTCGGGGGGCAGCTCGAAGTCACCCGACAGGACGGCAGCATCTTTCATGTCATGGTGACCGGTCTGGATAAAGACATGGTGATCCTCGATGCCAATCACCCTCTGGCGGGCAAGGAGTTGATATTCGATATTGCCATGCTGGAGATCAAGAAACTCGCCCCCAAGTGA